The following are encoded together in the Phragmites australis chromosome 19, lpPhrAust1.1, whole genome shotgun sequence genome:
- the LOC133900939 gene encoding uncharacterized protein LOC133900939: protein MDSAADAAGEVFDGRPQEKSPRFDAGCEHPPESLWAGLQPDALGVVLRLLPCSADRARVRSVCRHWRAAARGHGVPPPLPLLVLPKFRFSCLSPGGALISARCAWMPQEVSDDHARCLGSSDGWLVGVRQADDECFLVNAFSHEVVHLPRLSASDYSCSICSLRRVVLSASPESGSKCIVAAFAFRGSKPELALWKPGMTSWHVCQDALIAGHIDIAFYQGKLYMVWRFTPCLFALELGEDEHGVNVSLVKDCLIERLLPNPLERNGVLSCNIVVWRGKLLLIIRYYGGSQARDNIRKVEVFALDFSTNPYGLTEIHGFGSDCVFVGSGGCKSFPAGLHGGVEGDLIYFVPDDYNPHGTFVYNMRDGTVRPFAIESSPRNIGAPEGNLDFPVWLFPSE from the exons ATGGACTCCGCCGCCGACGCTGCCG GCGAGGTGTTCGACGGAAGGCCCCAAGAGAAGAGCCCAAGATTTGACGCGGGGTGCGAACACCCGCCGGAGTCGTTGTGGGCGGGCCTTCAGCCGGACGCCCTGGGCGTCGTGCTCCGCCTcctgccctgcagcgccgaccGCGCGAGGGTGCGGTCCGTGTGCCGCCACTGGCGCGCCGCCGCACGCGGCCACGGCGTGCCCCCACCGCTGCCCCTGCTGGTGCTCCCCAAGTTCAGGTTCTCGTGCTTGTCCCCCGGTGGCGCATTGATATCCGCGCGGTGCGCCTGGATGCCACAGGAGGTGTCGGACGATCATGCCCGTTGCCTGGGATCTTCTGATGGGTGGCTCGTGGGCGTGAGACAGGCTGATGACGAGTGCTTCTTGGTGAATGCCTTCTCCCACGAGGTGGTCCATCTACCGCGCCTGAGTGCTTCCGATTACAGTTGTTCCATCTGCTCACTCCGCAGAGTGGTACTATCTGCTTCACCTGAGTCAGGATCCAAGTGCATTGTGGCTGCTTTCGCCTTCCGCGGGTCTAAACCTGAACTTGCGCTCTGGAAACCTGGGATGACGTCATGGCATGTTTGCCAAGATGCTTTGATTGCTGGGCACATTGATATCGCCTTCTATCAAGGGAAACTGTATATGGTCTGGAGGTTCACACCATGCCTCTTCGCTCTTGAACTTGGGGAGGATGAGCATGGGGTCAATGTCTCTCTTGTTAAGGATTGTTTGATTGAAAGGCTTCTCCCTAACCCTCTCGAGCGCAATGGTGTATTGAGTTGCAACATAGTGGTGTGGCGTGGAAAGCTTTTATTGATCATCAGATACTATGGTGGTTCCCAAGCCAGGGACAATATTCGTAAAGTCGAAGTGTTTGCACTGGACTTCAGCACGAACCCTTATGgactcactgagatccacggcTTTGGTAGCGACTGTGTCTTTGTTGGCTCAGGCGGCTGCAAATCCTTTCCTGCCGGTCTGCATGGTGGAGTTGAAGGTGACCTTATCTACTTTGTTCCTGATGATTACAACCCTCATGGTACATTTGTGTACAACATGAGAGATGGTACGGTGAGACCCTTTGCTATTGAGTCGTCACCTCGCAACATTGGCGCACCAGAGGGCAACCTCGATTTCCCGGTGTGGTTATTTCCTTCAGAATGA